In one Roseburia intestinalis L1-82 genomic region, the following are encoded:
- a CDS encoding ABC transporter ATP-binding protein: MKKVVTDQQKTTVKKVLDYIRRYWFYLGLSIVLAAVTVALTLYIPILTGRAVDLIITKGQVDFAGILVILERMAVVILLTAAAQWIMNACNNKITYNVIRDIRKEAFERIEHLPLKYIDSHSYGEVVSRVIADVDQFADGLLMGFTQFFTGIVTIFGTLIFMLTISVNITVAVVVITPLSLFVASFIAKKTFSMFKLQSETRGEQTAFIEEMVGNQKVVQAFSHEDEALEQFDEINGRLQKYSLRAIFFSSITNPATRFINSLVYATVGVIGAFLAIRGSITVGQLSSLLSYANQYTKPFNEISGVITELQNALACAARVFELIEEPVEKPDAESAKVLEKADGSVELSHVYFSYTPEQKLIEDFNLSVQPGQRVAIVGPTGCGKTTLINLLMRFYDVNSGEIRVSGTPIDEMTRKSLRSNYGMVLQETWLRSGTIRENITMGKPDATEEEIIAAAKASHAHSFIKRLPKGYDTVISEDGGSLSQGQKQLLCITRVMLCLPPMLILDEATSSIDTRTEIKIQEAFARMMKGRTSFIVAHRLSTIREADIILVMRDGNIVEQGKHEELLEKNGFYAKLYNSQFAK; encoded by the coding sequence ATGAAAAAAGTAGTGACAGACCAGCAGAAGACAACAGTAAAAAAAGTGCTTGATTACATCCGGAGATACTGGTTTTACCTTGGCTTATCGATCGTGCTTGCGGCAGTTACCGTGGCACTGACTCTTTATATCCCGATCTTAACAGGACGTGCAGTCGACCTGATCATCACGAAGGGACAGGTTGATTTTGCAGGAATCCTTGTGATCTTAGAGCGTATGGCAGTGGTGATTTTGCTCACGGCAGCCGCGCAGTGGATCATGAATGCATGCAACAATAAGATTACTTACAATGTGATCCGTGATATCCGGAAAGAAGCGTTTGAGCGGATCGAACATTTACCGCTTAAGTATATTGATTCCCATTCTTATGGAGAGGTGGTCAGCCGTGTCATCGCGGATGTTGATCAGTTTGCAGATGGTCTTCTGATGGGATTTACACAGTTTTTTACCGGAATCGTGACAATTTTCGGTACACTGATCTTTATGCTGACGATCAGTGTGAATATCACGGTTGCGGTCGTGGTCATCACACCGTTATCATTGTTTGTTGCAAGTTTTATTGCAAAAAAGACATTTTCCATGTTCAAACTGCAGTCTGAGACACGGGGCGAACAGACCGCTTTCATCGAAGAGATGGTTGGAAACCAGAAAGTCGTGCAGGCATTTTCACATGAGGATGAGGCGTTAGAGCAGTTCGACGAGATCAACGGAAGACTGCAGAAATATTCACTGCGCGCGATCTTCTTTTCAAGTATCACGAACCCGGCAACACGTTTTATCAACAGCCTTGTCTATGCGACAGTCGGTGTCATCGGTGCATTTCTTGCCATCAGAGGAAGCATTACAGTCGGACAGTTATCGAGTCTTTTAAGTTATGCGAACCAGTATACGAAGCCGTTTAACGAGATCTCCGGTGTCATCACCGAGCTGCAGAATGCACTTGCCTGTGCTGCCCGAGTGTTTGAACTGATCGAGGAGCCGGTCGAGAAGCCGGATGCAGAGAGTGCGAAAGTGTTAGAGAAAGCGGACGGAAGCGTAGAACTGTCCCATGTATATTTCTCTTATACGCCGGAACAGAAGCTGATCGAGGATTTCAACCTTTCCGTACAGCCGGGACAGCGCGTGGCAATCGTAGGGCCTACGGGCTGCGGTAAGACGACACTCATCAATCTTCTGATGCGTTTTTATGATGTGAACAGTGGAGAGATCCGTGTCAGCGGAACACCGATCGATGAAATGACCAGAAAGAGCCTCAGAAGCAATTATGGTATGGTATTGCAGGAAACGTGGTTAAGGAGTGGAACGATCCGTGAAAATATCACGATGGGAAAACCGGATGCCACGGAGGAAGAGATCATCGCAGCGGCAAAAGCATCCCATGCTCACAGCTTTATCAAGCGTCTGCCAAAAGGATATGATACCGTGATCTCGGAGGATGGCGGAAGTCTTTCGCAGGGACAGAAACAGCTCCTTTGTATCACGAGAGTCATGCTGTGTCTGCCGCCGATGCTGATCTTAGATGAGGCGACATCCTCGATTGATACGAGAACCGAGATCAAGATTCAGGAAGCATTTGCGCGTATGATGAAAGGACGTACCAGTTTCATCGTTGCACATCGTCTCTCCACGATCCGAGAAGCAGATATCATTCTTGTCATGCGGGATGGAAATATTGTGGAACAGGGAAAACATGAGGAACTGTTAGAGAAAAATGGATTTTATGCAAAACTGTATAACAGCCAGTTTGCAAAATAA
- a CDS encoding FadR/GntR family transcriptional regulator, whose product MEFQKLNAPSLKELFISELENMIISGRLPIGTKLPSERELASSMQVSRAVVNSGIAELEKKGFVVVKPRIGTFVEDYRRNGTMDTLVSIMKYNGGSLSSDEIRSILEVRILFMNLAARLTIEKASDAEIEGLTFYLDKLKNSSTPEDAAASIFEFSHELSFISGNMLLPLFFTSFRDLVCSLWVRYAIKYSIEELYQSALSIYNFVRARDVDGALHYIETSTTECISGNRMIY is encoded by the coding sequence ATGGAATTTCAAAAATTAAATGCACCATCACTCAAAGAGTTATTTATATCCGAACTTGAAAATATGATCATTTCCGGCAGACTTCCGATTGGCACGAAACTCCCATCCGAACGTGAACTTGCCTCATCCATGCAGGTTTCACGTGCCGTCGTCAACTCAGGTATCGCCGAACTTGAAAAGAAGGGGTTTGTCGTGGTAAAACCACGGATTGGTACGTTCGTGGAAGATTACCGCAGAAATGGAACTATGGACACTTTAGTTTCCATTATGAAATATAATGGCGGTTCTTTAAGCAGTGATGAGATCCGTTCCATCCTCGAAGTGCGTATTCTTTTTATGAACCTTGCAGCCCGCCTTACGATTGAAAAAGCAAGTGACGCTGAAATCGAGGGACTTACCTTTTATCTGGACAAATTAAAAAATTCCTCCACCCCGGAGGATGCCGCTGCATCGATCTTTGAATTCAGCCACGAACTGAGTTTTATCAGTGGAAATATGCTTCTGCCGCTGTTTTTTACCTCTTTCCGCGACCTTGTTTGCAGCCTGTGGGTGCGCTATGCAATAAAATACAGCATCGAGGAATTATACCAGAGTGCCTTATCCATTTATAATTTCGTCCGTGCAAGGGACGTAGACGGTGCTCTCCATTACATAGAAACTTCCACCACAGAATGTATCAGCGGAAACCGCATGATCTACTGA
- a CDS encoding sensor domain-containing diguanylate cyclase, with the protein MRSLQSKFLALTVGCVLLSALALGYVGFLYTHKLVNEDSAQFMNLFCEDKAEEINATLTSIEQSVNMIQDYTIEQYSELGKNGMDKDNTDVLVKKVQEVALHTVKNTEGSRGVYMRVNPELAGPQTGFFWYKDENGEVTEDSLVDFSKYAQDDKEHVDWYYEALEKEEAFWMEPYDNKNKNDWIISYVVPIYRNEDFIGVLGMDIDMALLKEKVDSVQIYESGYAFLAGADYVIYYHRDYPEGLDEENTHGKIRKVLNLLYKKGTQDNLVGYNLDGIKKKMTARQLENGMFFVVTAPTKEINASSNRIIRLFLVSTLSIMFISVLITIHVTRKMTRPLKELTEAAQKVAGGDLEVNIDCESKDEVGVLADSVQQMVNHLRHYIDYVNEQAYTDALTGVANKAAYKEYVDKLDKRAADEKIKYAVVVMDINNLKKINDNFGHEFGDMLIRDASRLIQKGFKDHIVYRIGGDEFVIIIEQAEKAICDELLRNFDDGIVVFNKNNTKYEQKIQIARGIAFYEPDCIDSFASVFREADHAMYENKVMQKSMQTAPPAAGQS; encoded by the coding sequence ATGAGGTCTTTACAGTCTAAATTTCTGGCTTTGACGGTAGGATGTGTACTTCTTTCAGCGCTGGCACTTGGATATGTTGGTTTTCTATATACGCATAAACTTGTAAATGAGGATTCCGCACAGTTCATGAATCTGTTTTGCGAGGATAAGGCAGAGGAGATCAATGCAACGCTGACAAGTATTGAACAGTCCGTGAATATGATTCAGGATTATACAATAGAACAGTATAGCGAACTTGGAAAAAACGGGATGGACAAAGACAATACCGATGTGCTGGTGAAGAAAGTGCAGGAGGTTGCCTTACATACTGTGAAAAATACAGAAGGATCACGCGGAGTCTATATGAGAGTGAATCCGGAACTTGCTGGTCCCCAGACAGGATTTTTCTGGTACAAGGATGAAAATGGCGAAGTTACTGAAGATTCCCTTGTCGATTTTTCAAAATATGCACAGGATGATAAGGAGCATGTCGACTGGTATTATGAGGCACTCGAAAAAGAAGAGGCGTTCTGGATGGAGCCGTATGACAATAAGAATAAAAATGACTGGATTATTTCTTATGTGGTGCCGATATACAGGAATGAAGACTTTATCGGTGTTCTGGGCATGGATATTGATATGGCACTGCTGAAAGAAAAGGTGGATTCTGTACAGATTTATGAGAGCGGTTATGCTTTCCTTGCAGGAGCAGATTATGTAATTTATTATCACCGTGATTATCCGGAAGGACTTGATGAAGAAAATACACATGGAAAGATCAGAAAGGTCTTAAATTTACTGTACAAAAAAGGAACACAGGATAATCTTGTCGGTTATAATCTGGATGGCATAAAGAAGAAAATGACCGCCAGACAGTTAGAAAACGGTATGTTTTTTGTTGTCACCGCACCGACAAAGGAGATCAATGCGTCGAGTAACCGTATTATCCGATTGTTTTTGGTTTCAACGCTGTCTATCATGTTTATATCGGTTTTAATCACAATCCATGTTACCAGGAAAATGACGCGTCCGCTCAAAGAACTTACGGAAGCTGCACAGAAGGTTGCCGGTGGTGATCTTGAGGTCAATATCGACTGTGAATCCAAAGATGAGGTTGGTGTACTTGCAGACAGCGTGCAACAGATGGTAAATCACCTGCGGCATTACATTGACTATGTGAATGAGCAGGCGTATACGGATGCCCTGACAGGCGTTGCCAATAAAGCTGCATATAAAGAGTATGTGGATAAGTTAGATAAACGTGCGGCTGATGAGAAGATCAAATATGCAGTTGTAGTCATGGATATCAATAACCTTAAAAAGATCAATGACAATTTTGGACATGAATTCGGTGACATGCTGATCAGGGATGCAAGCAGACTGATACAAAAGGGATTTAAAGACCATATCGTATACCGCATCGGAGGAGACGAATTTGTGATCATCATCGAACAGGCCGAAAAGGCAATATGTGATGAGTTGCTGAGAAATTTTGATGATGGCATTGTGGTTTTCAATAAAAACAATACAAAGTATGAACAGAAAATACAGATTGCGCGGGGAATCGCATTTTATGAGCCGGACTGCATAGATTCTTTTGCATCCGTATTCCGTGAAGCAGATCATGCAATGTATGAGAATAAGGTTATGCAGAAATCAATGCAGACTGCGCCGCCTGCTGCGGGACAGTCTTAG
- a CDS encoding methyl-accepting chemotaxis protein, giving the protein MGDDKKMAWKKLLSVFGVFFLIMAVWQIVVLELLKNGVIGTMVAMILICAATVIIFGLVFALIRTLLDVFRQLMGEGTEAGGSGGVAEKANKLAEKDGEIGQLVRTFQESITSFSQVVLGIKKATKELGEVSEDFKHIFKSMTTSLDQTEQAVTTITDNTISQADHTVDMKEKINAISRTIDEIAENVSMLAQSAEHMKESNKAAEAIMEELVNISKESGIAIENVRQQTDLTNQSAQEIRTATEIIAGISNQTNLLALNASIEAARAGEHGRGFAVVAEEIRTLADQSRESTEQINQIVNTLIDNSNISVEITQKVSEAFVKQNEKIHDTEEIFRSLNEEIKNTSDAVDGISEEVSALDDHKTVIESGITSLTEFAEQNADSAKVTTENMEEFQQIVDQCNQATERIVTVSDELVGYLGKVNANVKDKIGGRN; this is encoded by the coding sequence ATGGGCGATGATAAAAAGATGGCATGGAAAAAACTGCTAAGCGTTTTTGGTGTGTTTTTCCTGATTATGGCAGTATGGCAGATTGTTGTACTTGAGCTGTTGAAAAATGGAGTGATCGGCACAATGGTTGCGATGATACTGATCTGTGCTGCAACAGTAATCATTTTCGGGTTAGTGTTTGCATTAATCAGGACACTTTTGGATGTTTTCAGACAGCTTATGGGCGAAGGCACAGAGGCAGGAGGTTCCGGTGGTGTTGCAGAGAAGGCAAATAAACTTGCGGAGAAAGATGGTGAGATCGGACAGCTTGTGCGTACATTTCAGGAGTCGATTACTTCATTTTCACAGGTTGTACTTGGCATTAAAAAGGCGACGAAGGAGCTTGGTGAGGTTTCGGAGGATTTCAAACATATCTTTAAGAGTATGACAACTTCTCTGGATCAGACCGAGCAGGCAGTTACCACCATTACCGATAATACAATATCCCAGGCAGATCATACCGTTGATATGAAAGAGAAGATCAACGCTATCAGCAGAACGATTGATGAGATTGCTGAAAATGTTTCGATGTTAGCACAGAGTGCAGAGCATATGAAAGAGAGCAACAAAGCAGCAGAAGCAATCATGGAGGAACTTGTAAATATCAGCAAAGAGAGCGGCATTGCGATTGAAAATGTAAGACAGCAGACAGATCTGACCAACCAGTCAGCGCAGGAGATCCGTACGGCAACAGAGATCATAGCCGGAATTTCTAATCAGACAAACCTTCTTGCATTGAATGCAAGCATTGAGGCTGCAAGAGCAGGGGAACATGGAAGAGGATTTGCAGTTGTTGCGGAAGAGATCCGTACGTTAGCAGATCAGTCAAGAGAATCAACAGAGCAGATCAACCAGATTGTCAATACATTGATTGACAATTCAAATATCAGTGTAGAGATCACGCAGAAGGTATCAGAAGCGTTTGTAAAACAGAATGAAAAGATTCATGATACAGAAGAGATTTTCCGTTCACTGAATGAGGAAATCAAGAATACAAGCGATGCGGTAGATGGAATCAGTGAAGAAGTAAGTGCGTTAGATGATCATAAGACTGTGATCGAGAGTGGAATCACATCTCTGACAGAGTTTGCGGAGCAGAATGCTGACAGCGCCAAAGTAACGACCGAGAATATGGAAGAATTCCAGCAGATCGTTGACCAGTGCAATCAGGCGACAGAGCGGATTGTGACAGTATCAGATGAGCTGGTAGGTTACCTCGGAAAAGTAAACGCAAATGTAAAAGATAAAATAGGTGGACGTAATTAA
- the cls gene encoding cardiolipin synthase has translation MRTEQKTSVKNSIGRLVFVGISVLLQVIWIINLFLWLNRYSAAISLFSTLIAVSVVFAIYGTHGNMAFKVPWMLLIAAFPIFGLCVFLLFGRSNLTRSMKKCYELIDEELFPFLNGDDEVIKELQEKDLSIANQSDYIWKYGHYPVYHNTDVAFYADASQGLEAQLAELKKAEHFIFMEYHAIEQAESFERILNVLKDRAAHGVEVRIFYDDVGSIGFINHDFRKRMEENDIACRVFNPIIPVLSVFMNNRDHRKITVIDGKVGFTGGYNLANEYFNITHPYGHWKDTGIRLEGDAVKSLTVMFLEMWNAVKKTDQDYQKYLPETDYQAKQDGFIQPYADSPLDDEHVGESVYMNLIAHAKKEIYFTTPYLIITDEMNRALGLAAKRGVDVRIVTPGIPDKKLIYKVTRSYYAGLVRQGVRIYEYTPGFIHAKQCVCDGEAATCGTINMDYRSLYLHFENGAFLYNCDAVKEMRKDFEHIFAESTEVTEKYKSGRSAVLRGTQCLLRLFAPLM, from the coding sequence ATGAGAACAGAACAGAAAACATCAGTAAAAAACAGCATAGGAAGACTTGTCTTTGTCGGAATCAGTGTCTTGCTTCAGGTGATATGGATCATCAACCTTTTCTTATGGCTGAACCGTTATTCAGCGGCAATTTCCCTTTTTTCCACGCTGATCGCAGTCTCAGTTGTCTTTGCAATATACGGAACGCATGGAAATATGGCATTTAAAGTGCCATGGATGCTTCTGATTGCAGCTTTTCCGATTTTTGGATTGTGTGTGTTTCTGTTATTCGGGCGTTCGAATCTGACGAGGAGCATGAAAAAATGTTATGAATTGATCGATGAGGAACTTTTTCCTTTTTTAAACGGTGATGATGAGGTCATAAAAGAACTGCAGGAAAAAGATTTGTCGATTGCAAATCAGTCGGATTATATCTGGAAATACGGGCATTATCCGGTATATCATAACACGGATGTAGCATTTTATGCGGATGCGTCACAGGGGCTGGAGGCACAGCTTGCAGAACTGAAAAAAGCAGAACATTTTATTTTTATGGAGTACCATGCAATCGAGCAGGCGGAATCGTTTGAGCGGATTTTAAACGTTTTGAAAGACAGAGCTGCACATGGTGTGGAGGTACGTATTTTTTATGATGATGTCGGAAGTATCGGTTTTATCAATCATGATTTCCGTAAACGCATGGAAGAAAATGACATTGCATGCCGTGTATTCAATCCGATTATTCCGGTATTGTCCGTATTTATGAATAACCGGGATCACAGAAAGATCACGGTCATCGATGGAAAGGTGGGATTTACAGGGGGATATAACCTTGCAAATGAGTATTTTAACATTACCCACCCGTACGGACACTGGAAGGATACCGGTATCCGCTTAGAGGGGGATGCGGTAAAAAGCCTTACTGTCATGTTTCTTGAAATGTGGAATGCCGTGAAAAAAACAGATCAGGATTATCAGAAGTATCTGCCAGAGACAGATTATCAGGCGAAACAGGATGGTTTTATCCAGCCGTATGCGGACAGTCCGTTAGATGACGAGCACGTCGGAGAGAGTGTTTATATGAATCTCATTGCACATGCAAAAAAGGAGATTTATTTCACAACCCCGTATCTGATCATCACAGATGAGATGAACCGGGCACTGGGACTTGCAGCAAAACGCGGGGTGGATGTGCGGATCGTCACACCGGGAATCCCGGATAAAAAACTGATCTACAAAGTGACACGTTCTTATTATGCAGGACTGGTGCGACAGGGGGTGCGTATTTATGAATACACACCTGGATTTATTCATGCAAAACAGTGTGTCTGCGACGGGGAAGCGGCAACCTGTGGCACGATCAATATGGATTATCGCAGTTTGTATCTTCATTTTGAAAATGGGGCTTTTTTGTACAACTGTGATGCGGTGAAGGAAATGCGGAAGGATTTTGAACATATTTTTGCCGAGAGTACGGAAGTGACAGAAAAATATAAGAGCGGGCGATCCGCTGTTTTGCGTGGAACCCAGTGCCTTCTGCGGTTGTTTGCACCTTTGATGTAA
- a CDS encoding GTP pyrophosphokinase, whose protein sequence is MEYMDIETVKELDHVFGDIEELQKFRCLMMQYECAMLEVKTKLDVLNTELSVQNSRNPIESIKCRIKEPDSIMKKMKRQEIPFSVDNIEKNLNDIAGVRVICSFPDDIYTLADYLEKQDDIKLIKKKDYISHPKPNGYRSLHLILEVPIFLTNEKKMMRVEVQFRTIAMDFWASLEHKLKYKKDIDNAQVISQDLCFCAELISQLDGRMQQIRERLEEKKDNTQSNITGV, encoded by the coding sequence ATGGAGTACATGGATATTGAAACAGTCAAGGAACTGGATCATGTTTTTGGGGACATTGAGGAGTTACAGAAGTTTCGCTGTCTGATGATGCAGTACGAATGTGCGATGTTAGAGGTAAAGACAAAGCTGGATGTATTAAATACAGAGCTGTCGGTCCAGAACAGCAGAAACCCGATCGAGTCGATAAAATGCAGGATCAAGGAACCGGACAGTATCATGAAGAAAATGAAGCGTCAGGAGATCCCGTTTTCGGTGGACAACATTGAAAAAAATTTAAATGATATCGCAGGTGTCCGCGTTATCTGCTCTTTTCCGGATGATATTTATACATTAGCGGATTATCTGGAAAAGCAGGATGACATCAAACTCATCAAGAAAAAAGATTACATCAGCCATCCGAAGCCGAATGGCTACCGCAGCCTTCATTTGATTCTTGAAGTGCCGATTTTTCTGACCAACGAGAAAAAGATGATGCGCGTGGAAGTGCAGTTCCGTACCATTGCAATGGATTTCTGGGCGAGCTTGGAGCACAAGTTAAAATACAAAAAAGATATAGACAATGCACAGGTCATTTCACAGGATCTCTGCTTCTGTGCGGAGCTGATCTCACAGTTAGACGGCAGGATGCAGCAGATCAGGGAGCGGCTGGAAGAGAAGAAAGATAATACACAATCCAATATTACCGGGGTTTGA
- a CDS encoding pyridoxal-phosphate-dependent aminotransferase family protein, with product MEIIMYKIMTPGPTQVPETVRRARSFACTNPDLDEEFYDFYKETCELISSLLGTKNETLILDGEGILGLEAACASLTEPGDKVLVIDNGIYGKEFADFASMYGGIPELYHADYENTLDVDALAEYLKDHHDYAYATVVHCDTPSGMLNDISRICPLLKQYGILTIVDSVSGMFGERVCVDDFQIDLLCGGSQKAVSAPPGLTFVVVSDDAKEKMKNRKTPIASFYANLMAFDGYYEKKWFPYTMPISDIYGLRAAFNLIAGDKTLYERHARIGSATRAAVKEAGLKLHLQSGYSNTVTVFDIPECTDAKSILDEMRTKYNIMLAGSFDELSGKVIRIGHMGENARLEHMVPALEALSATLTDLGVTLQGNLADLFLKHYREFQD from the coding sequence ATGGAGATTATTATGTACAAGATCATGACTCCCGGACCGACACAGGTGCCGGAAACAGTAAGGCGTGCGCGCAGTTTTGCCTGCACAAATCCTGATCTGGATGAAGAATTTTATGATTTTTACAAAGAGACCTGCGAGCTGATCAGCAGCCTTCTTGGCACGAAAAATGAGACGCTGATCTTAGACGGGGAAGGAATTTTAGGACTGGAAGCTGCCTGCGCTTCCCTGACAGAGCCGGGCGATAAAGTACTTGTCATCGATAACGGTATCTACGGTAAAGAATTTGCCGACTTTGCCAGCATGTACGGCGGCATCCCGGAACTTTACCATGCCGATTACGAGAACACTTTGGATGTGGACGCACTCGCGGAATACTTAAAAGATCATCACGACTACGCTTACGCCACCGTTGTCCACTGTGACACACCGAGCGGGATGTTAAATGATATCAGCAGAATCTGTCCGCTGCTCAAACAGTATGGCATTTTAACGATCGTTGACTCTGTTTCCGGTATGTTTGGCGAGAGAGTCTGCGTCGATGACTTTCAGATCGATCTTCTCTGCGGCGGTTCCCAGAAAGCAGTCTCTGCACCTCCTGGTCTTACTTTTGTTGTGGTGAGTGATGATGCAAAAGAAAAAATGAAAAACCGCAAAACCCCGATTGCATCTTTCTATGCAAATCTGATGGCTTTCGACGGTTACTATGAGAAGAAATGGTTTCCTTACACCATGCCGATCAGCGATATCTACGGTCTGCGCGCTGCATTTAACCTGATCGCCGGCGATAAAACCCTGTATGAGCGTCATGCAAGGATCGGTTCCGCCACCAGGGCAGCCGTCAAAGAAGCAGGATTAAAACTTCATCTGCAGAGCGGTTACTCAAACACCGTAACGGTTTTTGATATCCCGGAATGTACCGATGCAAAATCCATCTTAGACGAGATGCGCACAAAATATAACATTATGCTTGCCGGCTCCTTTGATGAATTGTCCGGAAAAGTGATCCGTATCGGACACATGGGCGAAAATGCAAGATTAGAACATATGGTTCCTGCTTTAGAAGCACTCTCCGCTACCCTGACCGATCTTGGGGTAACGCTTCAGGGAAATCTTGCGGATCTGTTTTTGAAACATTACAGGGAGTTTCAGGACTGA
- a CDS encoding ECF transporter S component, with protein MSTTSTTAAKAENSIGQVQFLTITALFIALTYVFTAFVNVRLPITANGGLIHLGNVPLFICAILFGKKSGALAGGIGMGLFDLLSGWTAWAPFTFVIVAIMGYVVGAITEKHHGLGFDALAIVAACVIKVVGYYIAEGIIYGNWIAPFTSIPGNLVQIGVAAVVVLIVIEPLRKAANKIIFK; from the coding sequence ATGAGCACAACATCTACAACAGCTGCAAAAGCAGAAAATTCAATCGGTCAGGTACAGTTTCTGACTATCACGGCACTTTTCATCGCACTGACCTATGTATTTACCGCATTCGTCAATGTCAGACTTCCGATCACCGCAAACGGCGGACTGATCCACCTTGGCAACGTTCCACTTTTCATCTGCGCGATTTTATTTGGCAAAAAAAGCGGTGCACTCGCCGGCGGCATTGGCATGGGACTTTTTGATCTGCTCTCCGGCTGGACTGCATGGGCACCTTTCACTTTTGTGATTGTAGCCATCATGGGTTATGTAGTCGGCGCAATTACAGAAAAGCATCACGGTCTTGGCTTTGACGCACTTGCAATCGTTGCTGCCTGCGTGATCAAAGTAGTCGGCTACTATATCGCAGAAGGAATTATTTATGGGAACTGGATCGCACCGTTTACTTCCATTCCTGGAAATCTGGTACAGATCGGTGTTGCAGCCGTTGTGGTTCTGATCGTTATCGAGCCGCTTCGCAAAGCAGCAAACAAAATCATTTTTAAATAA
- a CDS encoding cold-shock protein, which translates to MNKGTVKWFNNQKGYGFISDEQGNDVFVHYSGLNMDGFKSLEEGATVEFEVVEGAKGPQATNVTVVK; encoded by the coding sequence ATGAACAAAGGTACAGTAAAATGGTTTAACAACCAAAAAGGATACGGATTCATCTCTGACGAGCAGGGCAATGATGTATTCGTACACTACTCAGGTCTGAACATGGATGGTTTCAAATCCCTGGAAGAAGGCGCTACTGTAGAATTCGAAGTAGTAGAAGGCGCTAAAGGACCTCAGGCAACCAACGTTACAGTAGTAAAATAA
- a CDS encoding DUF5721 family protein gives MKEVYRMLALNIPELKNFMNQLLCSDTFDHFLLKEATIQKDAVWNFDGTVTPDFYSSEELEEQGLSGLVFLPYGRVRQHCFDLIKGKRTPSYFKFVFLLSPDNLSRTLASMQTPFTPQDVTGMFLNLKFQNGNLMLTTGVSYRIFSTDKSLEHEWDRLVEIFLKNHNIVIEKLG, from the coding sequence ATGAAAGAGGTATACCGCATGTTAGCGCTCAATATCCCGGAACTTAAAAATTTTATGAATCAGCTTTTATGCTCTGATACATTCGATCATTTCTTATTAAAAGAAGCCACGATCCAGAAAGATGCTGTGTGGAATTTTGACGGAACGGTCACACCGGACTTTTATTCCAGTGAAGAATTAGAAGAACAGGGGTTATCCGGCCTTGTGTTTCTGCCCTACGGCAGAGTGCGCCAGCACTGCTTTGATCTGATCAAGGGAAAACGGACACCTTCTTATTTTAAGTTTGTTTTTCTGCTCTCACCGGACAATTTATCCCGCACGCTTGCCAGTATGCAGACGCCTTTTACACCACAGGATGTGACCGGCATGTTTTTGAATCTGAAGTTCCAGAATGGAAACCTTATGCTCACGACCGGTGTATCCTATCGTATCTTTTCCACCGATAAATCCTTAGAGCACGAATGGGACAGACTGGTTGAGATTTTTCTCAAAAACCACAATATTGTTATTGAGAAATTAGGTTAA